In Lachnospiraceae bacterium, the DNA window CTTTTTGCAGTTTTTCCGGTCTGCCAGAAGCTCTTCTTCAGATAATCCATCATTTCCAAGTTTTTGCGGCTTTAAGAACATACCGATCCGCCTCCCTTTTTTATACATCTTTTATAGTTATGCAGCCTGCTGCTGTTTCTTTGTTGCATGAAGGAAAATCCCCAGGAATACAACTGCCAGGATCAAACCGACCGGATATGCAACACCAACCCCCAGATTCAGGCACTCTGGTGCGCAGAAGAAATACGTCATGGATACCGCACTCATAAAAGTGCCAGGTACTGCTGCGATCCAGTAATTCTTTTTTGCCTTATACAGATACATTGCTGCAGTCCACAAAACGATCATAGCCAGCGTCTGATTGGTCCAGCTGAAATATCTCCATACAATGCTGTAATCCATATGTCCAACAATAGCACCTATACCTAATAGCGGAACACACAAATATAAGCGATTTTTCCAATGTTTCTGATCGATCTTAAACCAGTCAGCCAGTGTCAGTCTGGCACTTCTGAATGCTGTATCACCAGAAGTGATCGGGCATGCGATAACACCTAACATTGCGAGGGCAATACCAACACCACCCATTGTTTTCTTACATACATCATAGATTGCTGCTGACTGACCATTCTTCATGATCTCAGCAAGACCTGTATTTAATCCACCTGTTACCTCATACAGGGAACAGCCAGCTGCAGCCCATATCAGCGCGATAACGCCTTCGCATACCATGGCACCATAGAATACAAAATGTCCCTGCTTTTCTGACTTCATGCAGCGTGCCATCAACGGAGACTGTGTTGCATGGAAACCGGAAATTGCACCGCATGCAACAGTAATAAACATAAAGCTCCATATTGGAGTTGCACTTGGATGCATATTTCTAAAATTAGTCCAAATCTCTGGGATCGTATATTCCGGTTTTGTGAAAATACCAAATGCAACGCCCAGTGCCATGATGATCAGACAGATACCAAAAATCGGGTATATCTTACCAATGATCTTATCAATGGAAATGAATGTTGCGATAAAGTAATAAGCCAGAATGATCCACAGCCACAATTCTTTATTGGCTGCCAGTCCGCTTACACCGCTGTTTCCAAACAATGTCACAATAAGACCTGCAGGTCCTACTGCAAATACAGTACCTACCATAACAAGAAGTACTACACTGAATACACGCATTACATTCTGCATCAGATGTCCCAGATAAATACCGCATAC includes these proteins:
- a CDS encoding carbon starvation protein A, which codes for MLSFIICLVLLIGGYFVYGNIVNNIFSPDDRETPAVKINDGVDYVVMPQWKLFLIQLLNIAGLGPIFGALQGALWGPVVFLWITFGTIFAGGVHDFFSGMMSERNDGASISEVCGIYLGHLMQNVMRVFSVVLLVMVGTVFAVGPAGLIVTLFGNSGVSGLAANKELWLWIILAYYFIATFISIDKIIGKIYPIFGICLIIMALGVAFGIFTKPEYTIPEIWTNFRNMHPSATPIWSFMFITVACGAISGFHATQSPLMARCMKSEKQGHFVFYGAMVCEGVIALIWAAAGCSLYEVTGGLNTGLAEIMKNGQSAAIYDVCKKTMGGVGIALAMLGVIACPITSGDTAFRSARLTLADWFKIDQKHWKNRLYLCVPLLGIGAIVGHMDYSIVWRYFSWTNQTLAMIVLWTAAMYLYKAKKNYWIAAVPGTFMSAVSMTYFFCAPECLNLGVGVAYPVGLILAVVFLGIFLHATKKQQQAA